A section of the Kribbella sp. HUAS MG21 genome encodes:
- a CDS encoding extracellular solute-binding protein encodes MPPPLPRRRAVLGGALLGALALTGCGTFSSRPKVREWNLFGGGDGARLLQIHQQYVAEHPDVAFEAHTLAWGPPFYTKLAMSAAGGRAPEVATLHLSRLKGFSPTTMLDPIPTDLLEAAGIRESDFLPETWNRCVVDGKLYAVPLDQHPFVLYYNTEICQKAGLLGADGKIKPVKGVDAFLEMLTAVKETTGKFAASVETTNPWRMWWTLYGQLEGKFFSDDGSRLELDDAKALEALQLMAKLAADGLVPRSANYPALVAQFTNGDAGLSFNGEWEVTTYQTAKMPFSMAPFPVVYDVPKFAGDAHTFVLPRQSNRNQDDTKATVEYIAWMLKHSAAWAAGGHIPSYQPVVSSQEYLSLKPQAEYRSVAPDVLFDPDAWFSGSGAQLQEEAGAAFSGVFSGQATPQAALAQFKAATQTLLDTPSPV; translated from the coding sequence ATGCCCCCACCCCTTCCACGCCGCCGCGCCGTCCTCGGCGGCGCGCTTCTCGGCGCCCTCGCCCTCACCGGCTGCGGCACCTTCTCGTCCCGTCCCAAGGTCCGCGAATGGAACCTGTTCGGCGGCGGCGACGGCGCCCGGCTGCTGCAGATCCACCAGCAGTACGTCGCCGAACACCCGGACGTCGCGTTCGAGGCGCACACGCTCGCCTGGGGCCCGCCGTTCTACACGAAGCTGGCGATGTCCGCGGCCGGCGGCCGGGCACCCGAGGTGGCGACCCTGCACCTGTCGCGGCTCAAGGGTTTCAGCCCGACGACGATGCTCGACCCGATCCCGACCGACCTGCTCGAGGCGGCCGGCATCCGCGAGTCGGACTTCCTGCCGGAGACGTGGAACCGCTGCGTCGTCGACGGCAAGCTGTACGCCGTACCGCTCGACCAGCACCCGTTCGTCCTCTACTACAACACCGAGATCTGCCAGAAGGCCGGGCTGCTCGGCGCCGACGGGAAGATCAAGCCGGTCAAGGGCGTCGACGCGTTCCTGGAGATGCTGACCGCGGTCAAGGAGACCACCGGCAAGTTCGCCGCCTCGGTCGAGACGACCAACCCGTGGCGGATGTGGTGGACGCTCTACGGCCAACTCGAGGGCAAGTTCTTCAGCGACGACGGCAGCCGTCTCGAACTCGACGACGCCAAGGCGCTGGAAGCCCTGCAGCTGATGGCGAAACTCGCCGCCGACGGCCTCGTCCCGCGGTCGGCGAACTACCCGGCGCTGGTCGCCCAGTTCACCAACGGCGACGCCGGCCTGAGTTTCAACGGCGAGTGGGAGGTGACGACGTACCAGACCGCGAAGATGCCGTTCAGCATGGCGCCGTTCCCGGTCGTGTACGACGTACCGAAGTTCGCCGGGGACGCGCACACGTTCGTGCTGCCGCGCCAGTCGAACCGGAACCAGGACGACACGAAGGCGACGGTCGAGTACATCGCCTGGATGCTGAAGCACAGCGCGGCCTGGGCCGCCGGCGGCCACATTCCGTCGTACCAGCCGGTGGTCTCCAGCCAGGAGTACCTGAGCCTCAAGCCGCAGGCGGAGTACCGCAGCGTCGCGCCCGACGTGCTGTTCGACCCGGACGCGTGGTTCAGCGGATCCGGCGCGCAGTTGCAGGAGGAAGCCGGCGCCGCGTTCAGCGGGGTGTTCTCCGGCCAGGCGACGCCGCAGGCTGCGCTCGCGCAGTTCAAGGCCGCCACCCAGACACTGCTCGACACCCCGTCCCCGGTCTGA
- a CDS encoding sugar ABC transporter permease — protein sequence MAVQTPTRATAGAPTRSARPETGQPWKERWAGLFFVAPFLVLFAVFLLWPTFSGLWNSFFNTSLSGIKGEFLGLQNWREMFNDPAVWSSLRNTLVFTAMSTPPLVVIALVMALLANRKGLLGWLLRFSYFAPFVLPATVVSLIWVWIYQPGFGLVNGLLTAGGFAEIDWLNTENRAMLAVVITTVWWTVGFNFLLYLAALQGIPAQVYEAAAIDGANGRQQLFRITLPLLSRTTGLIVVLQLVASLMIFDQIYLMTDGGPNYATRPIVQYIYQNGFTNYRIGYASAISYLFFVIIVIISVLQFKLFSGRKEARG from the coding sequence ATGGCCGTGCAGACACCAACCCGGGCCACAGCCGGGGCGCCGACGCGGTCGGCGCGACCCGAGACCGGGCAGCCGTGGAAGGAACGCTGGGCGGGGCTGTTCTTCGTCGCGCCGTTCCTCGTGCTGTTCGCCGTCTTCCTCCTCTGGCCGACGTTCTCAGGCCTGTGGAACAGCTTCTTCAACACCAGCCTCTCCGGGATCAAGGGCGAGTTCCTCGGGCTGCAGAACTGGCGGGAGATGTTCAACGACCCGGCCGTCTGGTCGTCGCTGAGGAACACGCTCGTCTTCACCGCGATGAGCACACCGCCGCTGGTGGTCATCGCACTCGTGATGGCCCTGCTCGCCAACCGCAAGGGCCTGCTGGGCTGGCTGTTGCGGTTCTCGTACTTCGCTCCGTTCGTGCTGCCGGCAACCGTCGTGTCGCTGATCTGGGTGTGGATCTACCAGCCCGGCTTCGGCCTGGTGAACGGCCTGCTGACGGCCGGCGGGTTCGCCGAGATCGACTGGCTGAACACCGAGAACCGGGCGATGCTCGCGGTGGTGATCACGACCGTCTGGTGGACGGTCGGGTTCAACTTCCTGCTCTACCTGGCCGCGCTGCAGGGGATTCCGGCGCAGGTCTACGAGGCGGCCGCGATCGACGGCGCGAACGGGCGGCAGCAGCTGTTCCGGATCACGCTGCCGCTGCTCAGCCGCACCACCGGCCTGATCGTCGTCCTGCAGCTGGTGGCGTCGCTGATGATCTTCGACCAGATCTACCTGATGACCGACGGCGGGCCGAACTACGCGACCCGGCCGATCGTCCAGTACATCTACCAGAACGGCTTCACGAACTACCGGATCGGCTACGCGTCGGCGATCTCGTACCTGTTCTTCGTGATCATCGTGATCATCTCGGTGCTGCAGTTCAAGCTGTTCTCCGGCCGCAAGGAGGCTCGCGGATGA
- a CDS encoding carbohydrate ABC transporter permease, translated as MRTSWSYPKVASTVGAVILGIVWLVPLLWAVSTSLKPEPETTRTPITWLPEAPTVDAYRSVVDQGDLIRWFLNSSVVAVLVTALTLLVSVLAAYGFSRTEFPGRRLLFGLMIAGILVPPQVLIVPLFQEMTSLGLVDTYWGIVLPQVVAPVMVFVLKKFFDGVSRDYEDAARVDGASRWRIVWSVMAPMSRPILVAVGIFTFIGAWNNFLWPFIVTTDPSMMTIPVGLANVQGSYGLRYAQIMASAVLGGLPLLIVYALFQRQVIRGVGDAGIKG; from the coding sequence ATGAGGACCTCGTGGAGCTACCCGAAGGTGGCGAGCACCGTCGGTGCGGTGATTCTCGGCATCGTCTGGCTGGTGCCGTTGCTGTGGGCCGTGAGTACGTCGCTCAAGCCCGAGCCGGAGACCACCCGGACGCCGATCACCTGGTTGCCCGAGGCACCTACCGTGGACGCGTACCGGAGCGTCGTCGACCAAGGCGACCTGATCCGCTGGTTCCTGAACAGCAGTGTCGTCGCGGTGCTGGTGACGGCGCTGACCCTGCTGGTCTCGGTGCTGGCGGCGTACGGGTTCTCGCGCACCGAGTTCCCGGGCCGGCGGCTGCTGTTCGGGCTGATGATCGCCGGCATCCTGGTGCCGCCGCAGGTGCTGATCGTGCCGCTGTTCCAGGAGATGACCAGCCTCGGTCTGGTCGACACGTACTGGGGCATCGTGCTGCCGCAGGTGGTCGCGCCGGTGATGGTGTTCGTGCTGAAGAAGTTCTTCGACGGCGTCTCCCGCGACTACGAGGACGCCGCCCGCGTCGACGGCGCCTCCCGCTGGCGGATCGTCTGGAGCGTGATGGCGCCGATGTCCCGGCCGATCCTGGTCGCGGTCGGCATCTTCACCTTCATCGGGGCCTGGAACAACTTCCTCTGGCCCTTCATCGTGACCACCGACCCGTCGATGATGACGATCCCGGTCGGTCTCGCCAACGTGCAGGGCTCGTACGGCCTGCGCTACGCCCAGATCATGGCCTCGGCCGTGCTGGGCGGCCTGCCCTTGCTGATCGTCTACGCGCTGTTCCAGCGCCAGGTGATCCGCGGCGTCGGCGACGCCGGGATCAAGGGCTGA